One genomic window of Clavibacter michiganensis subsp. tessellarius includes the following:
- a CDS encoding GNAT family N-acetyltransferase, giving the protein MPDEPSLNPRASSGRVVGDVSLLLRNVPSRQLEVGWVMNPDFAGRGYATEASRALIDIAFRRAGAHRVVAQLDARNSSSARMAERLGMRLEGRFREEHLVKGEWVDSLYYAVLADEWAATPPAP; this is encoded by the coding sequence TTGCCGGACGAGCCGAGCCTCAACCCGCGGGCGTCGTCGGGCCGCGTGGTGGGCGACGTGTCGCTCCTCCTCCGCAACGTCCCGTCGCGGCAGCTCGAGGTGGGCTGGGTCATGAACCCCGACTTCGCCGGCCGCGGCTACGCCACGGAGGCCAGCCGCGCCCTCATCGACATCGCCTTCCGGCGTGCCGGCGCCCACCGCGTCGTCGCGCAGCTCGACGCCCGCAACTCCTCCTCCGCGCGCATGGCCGAGCGCCTCGGCATGCGCCTCGAGGGCCGCTTCCGCGAGGAGCACCTCGTGAAGGGCGAGTGGGTCGACAGCCTCTACTACGCCGTGCTCGCCGACGAGTGGGCGGCCACGCCGCCGGCGCCCTGA
- a CDS encoding GNAT family protein encodes MLADRLGWTRLAAVGDRLALAVELPAQGPRPAHVVGEAHARLREPAARQAELGVVLHEDVRGAGLAGEAADRILELLFEEAGVHRVTARADARDAAALALATRLGMRREALLVHDRWVEGAWADTVVVALLDVEWAARTSLDGL; translated from the coding sequence CTGCTCGCCGACCGCCTCGGCTGGACGCGCCTCGCTGCCGTCGGCGACCGGCTGGCCCTCGCCGTGGAGCTGCCGGCCCAGGGTCCGCGACCCGCCCACGTGGTCGGCGAGGCGCACGCGCGGCTGCGCGAGCCCGCCGCCCGCCAGGCCGAGCTCGGCGTCGTCCTGCACGAGGACGTGCGCGGGGCGGGGCTCGCGGGCGAGGCGGCCGACCGGATCCTCGAGCTGCTGTTCGAGGAGGCCGGCGTCCACCGCGTCACGGCCCGGGCGGACGCACGCGACGCGGCGGCACTCGCCCTGGCCACGCGCCTCGGCATGCGCCGGGAGGCCCTGCTCGTGCACGACAGGTGGGTCGAGGGGGCGTGGGCCGATACCGTGGTCGTCGCCCTGCTCGACGTCGAGTGGGCGGCTCGCACGAGCCTCGACGGACTGTAG
- a CDS encoding NUDIX hydrolase → MTSTPDPARRPVLPVIDDDDDDDDDDLDQPDGPDGPASDDPLRAASERPLRVSALALIRDRRVLMVRVEGQDVLYLPGGKIEPGEGARQALMREAAEEVGLDIDPATVEDLFTVLADAHGVHAGRLVSMTVYRAEPRDREQEPVASGEVAELELVGSADADRCPPAGQAALERLVALRLID, encoded by the coding sequence GTGACCTCGACCCCCGACCCGGCCCGTCGACCCGTCCTCCCCGTCATCGACGACGATGACGACGATGACGACGACGACCTCGATCAGCCGGACGGCCCCGACGGCCCCGCATCCGACGACCCGCTCCGCGCCGCCTCCGAGCGGCCGCTGCGCGTCTCCGCGCTGGCCCTCATCCGCGACCGGCGGGTGCTGATGGTGCGCGTCGAGGGCCAGGACGTGCTCTACCTGCCCGGCGGCAAGATCGAGCCGGGCGAGGGCGCGCGGCAGGCGCTGATGCGCGAGGCCGCCGAGGAGGTCGGGCTCGACATCGACCCCGCGACCGTCGAGGACCTCTTCACGGTCCTCGCCGACGCCCACGGCGTGCACGCCGGACGCCTCGTGAGCATGACCGTCTACCGGGCGGAGCCGCGGGACCGCGAGCAGGAGCCCGTCGCCTCGGGCGAGGTCGCCGAGCTCGAGCTCGTGGGGTCCGCGGACGCCGACCGCTGCCCGCCCGCCGGGCAGGCGGCCCTGGAGCGCCTGGTGGCGCTCCGGCTCATCGACTGA
- a CDS encoding CsbD family protein, protein MSADDKAQNTGEKLAGKAEEAFGKLTGDDSKVAEGEAEQAGASAKQAGENVKDVFKK, encoded by the coding sequence ATGAGTGCGGACGACAAGGCCCAGAACACCGGCGAGAAGCTCGCGGGGAAGGCCGAGGAGGCCTTCGGGAAGCTGACCGGCGACGACAGCAAGGTCGCCGAAGGCGAAGCGGAGCAGGCCGGGGCAAGCGCCAAGCAGGCCGGCGAGAACGTGAAGGACGTCTTCAAGAAGTAA
- a CDS encoding AMP-binding protein, translating to MRRLERLTASGADVVPLLRAALAGDGPALLARPVDAPAAVGDPPPVEVERRVALVVETSGTTSRPKRVALSSDALLASAAASQTALGAPGQWILALPTHYIAGLQVLVRSIAAGTAPAVLAPGSFDPRAFADLAASMDARLARYTSLVPTQLHRLVEAADGGAAGDDARRVRDAVRRLDAILVGGQATPPHLVDRAAALGWRVVRTYGSSETAGGCVYDGVPVATAEVAVVDGQVELAGPMLAEGYLGDPGATEAAFGEHDGRRWYRTGDGGALVDGVLRITGRLDDVVISGGEKLRLAAVEEAVRSLAAWDARLGEAVAVPGEHAGWGQRPVVFVLGAVDPQLAERVRRELAARLGRVAGSTAVRGIPEMPTLPSGKPDRRALRALADAHPAA from the coding sequence GTGAGGCGCCTCGAGCGGCTCACCGCGTCCGGCGCCGACGTCGTGCCCCTCCTCCGCGCCGCGCTCGCGGGGGACGGCCCGGCGCTGCTCGCGCGCCCGGTGGACGCGCCCGCGGCCGTCGGGGATCCGCCGCCGGTCGAGGTCGAGCGACGCGTCGCGCTCGTGGTCGAGACCTCCGGCACCACCTCCCGGCCCAAGCGCGTGGCCCTGTCGTCGGATGCGCTGCTGGCGAGCGCCGCCGCGTCGCAGACCGCGCTCGGGGCGCCCGGGCAGTGGATCCTCGCGCTGCCCACCCACTACATCGCCGGCCTGCAGGTGCTCGTGCGCTCGATCGCGGCGGGCACGGCACCGGCGGTCCTCGCGCCCGGCAGCTTCGACCCGCGCGCCTTCGCGGACCTGGCCGCGTCGATGGACGCGCGCCTCGCCCGGTACACGTCGCTCGTGCCGACGCAGCTGCACCGGCTGGTCGAGGCGGCGGACGGCGGCGCAGCGGGGGACGACGCCCGCCGCGTCCGCGACGCCGTCCGCCGCCTCGACGCGATCCTCGTCGGCGGGCAGGCCACGCCCCCGCACCTCGTCGACCGGGCCGCCGCGCTCGGCTGGCGCGTGGTGCGCACCTACGGATCCAGCGAGACCGCCGGCGGCTGCGTGTACGACGGCGTGCCGGTCGCGACGGCCGAGGTCGCCGTCGTCGACGGCCAGGTCGAGCTCGCCGGCCCGATGCTCGCGGAGGGCTACCTGGGCGACCCCGGCGCCACCGAAGCGGCGTTCGGCGAGCACGACGGCCGCCGCTGGTACCGCACGGGCGACGGCGGCGCGCTCGTCGACGGCGTGCTGCGGATCACCGGGCGGCTCGACGACGTCGTGATCTCCGGCGGCGAGAAGCTGCGGCTGGCCGCGGTCGAGGAGGCGGTGCGCTCGCTCGCGGCGTGGGACGCGCGCCTCGGCGAGGCCGTCGCGGTGCCCGGCGAGCACGCGGGGTGGGGCCAGCGTCCGGTGGTGTTCGTGCTGGGCGCGGTGGATCCTCAGCTCGCCGAGCGCGTGCGCCGCGAGCTGGCCGCGCGCCTCGGTCGCGTCGCCGGGTCGACCGCCGTGCGCGGGATCCCGGAGATGCCGACGCTGCCGTCCGGCAAGCCCGACCGGCGCGCGCTCCGGGCCCTGGCCGACGCGCATCCGGCCGCCTGA
- a CDS encoding 1,4-dihydroxy-2-naphthoyl-CoA synthase: MVKQVSDILDPTRWRDVPLAEGFTDVTYHHDLSGRIARIAFDRPEVRNAFRPRTVDELYQALDDARQDPRIGVVLLTGNGPSPKDGGWAFCSGGDQRIRGRDGYKYADGETAEGVDPARAGRLHILEVQRLIRFMPKVVIAVVPGWAAGGGHSLHVVCDLTIASAEHGRFKQTDADVGSFDGGYGSAYFARQVGQKAAREVFFLAEEHSAQRMYEMGAVNRVVPHAELEATALDWAETILGKSPTAIRMLKYAFNAVDDGMVGQQVFAGEATRLAYGTDEAVEGRDSFLEKRAPDWSPFPWQF; the protein is encoded by the coding sequence ATGGTGAAGCAGGTCTCCGACATCCTCGATCCCACCCGCTGGCGCGACGTGCCCCTCGCGGAGGGCTTCACCGACGTCACCTACCACCACGACCTCTCGGGGCGGATCGCGCGCATCGCGTTCGACCGGCCGGAGGTGCGCAACGCCTTCCGCCCGCGCACGGTCGACGAGCTGTACCAGGCGCTCGACGACGCCCGGCAGGATCCGCGCATCGGCGTCGTGCTCCTCACCGGCAACGGCCCGAGCCCGAAGGACGGCGGCTGGGCGTTCTGCAGCGGCGGCGACCAGCGCATCCGCGGGCGCGACGGCTACAAGTACGCCGACGGCGAGACCGCCGAGGGCGTCGACCCGGCGCGTGCCGGGCGCCTCCACATCCTCGAGGTCCAGCGCCTCATCCGCTTCATGCCCAAGGTCGTGATCGCGGTCGTCCCCGGCTGGGCGGCCGGCGGCGGGCACTCGCTGCACGTCGTCTGCGACCTCACCATCGCGTCGGCGGAGCACGGCCGCTTCAAGCAGACCGACGCCGACGTCGGGTCGTTCGACGGCGGGTACGGATCCGCCTACTTCGCCCGCCAGGTCGGCCAGAAGGCCGCGCGCGAGGTGTTCTTCCTGGCGGAGGAGCACAGCGCCCAGCGCATGTACGAGATGGGCGCCGTGAACCGCGTCGTGCCGCACGCCGAGCTCGAGGCGACGGCGCTGGACTGGGCGGAGACGATCCTCGGGAAGTCGCCCACCGCGATCCGCATGCTCAAGTACGCCTTCAACGCGGTGGACGACGGCATGGTCGGCCAGCAGGTGTTCGCGGGCGAGGCCACGCGCCTCGCCTACGGCACCGACGAGGCCGTCGAGGGCCGCGACTCCTTCCTCGAGAAGCGCGCGCCCGACTGGTCGCCGTTCCCGTGGCAGTTCTGA
- a CDS encoding cytochrome c biogenesis protein ResB gives MPRAKHHFDALRQAPPKTPARLSRLAGYTTRTTTADPVDAIRQARALLKRQRYRTLLVDDASAAGGVLSVSAERGYLRETGNLVFHSALVGILVTVGIGGGFGYSGQKVLVEGQSFVNTLSTFDSFNPGRFFDDSSLTPYRVKLDALHVEYEQENPNAIGQPLDFTADVTADVPGGQPQDREVKVNDPLAIGGTDMYLLGNGYAPHVTVRDPEGKSVYSADVPFLPQDAKLKSLGVVKVPDGLREQVGMIGFFYPTLDDSRTPFTSSYPDLDDPVLTLNVYTGDLGINTGVPTSVYTLQVDTLTQLTGGQTGVQGLRMAPGQTVDLPDGLGTVTLDSVPRFVSFDVHHDPTQGWVLLFAILILGGLLTSLFVPRRRVWVKAVPQADGSTTLEYAGLARGEDPTLEAAVAALADKHASGLAPGAMSEAEVRLPS, from the coding sequence GTGCCGCGCGCCAAGCACCACTTCGACGCGCTGCGCCAGGCGCCGCCCAAGACGCCCGCGCGCCTGTCCCGGCTGGCGGGGTACACGACGCGGACGACCACGGCGGATCCGGTCGACGCCATCCGCCAGGCCCGCGCGCTCCTCAAGCGCCAGCGGTACCGCACCCTGCTCGTGGACGACGCGTCGGCGGCGGGCGGCGTCCTCTCCGTGTCGGCCGAGCGCGGCTACCTGCGCGAGACCGGCAACCTCGTGTTCCACTCGGCGCTGGTGGGGATCCTCGTCACGGTCGGCATCGGCGGCGGCTTCGGCTACTCCGGGCAGAAGGTGCTCGTCGAGGGCCAGTCGTTCGTCAACACGCTCTCGACCTTCGACTCGTTCAACCCCGGCCGGTTCTTCGACGACTCCTCGCTCACCCCGTACCGCGTGAAGCTCGACGCGCTGCACGTCGAGTACGAGCAGGAGAACCCGAACGCCATCGGGCAGCCGCTCGACTTCACGGCCGACGTCACCGCCGACGTGCCCGGCGGCCAGCCGCAGGACCGCGAGGTCAAGGTCAACGACCCGCTCGCCATCGGCGGCACCGACATGTACCTGCTCGGCAACGGGTACGCGCCGCACGTGACCGTGCGCGACCCCGAGGGGAAGAGCGTCTACAGCGCGGACGTGCCGTTCCTGCCGCAGGACGCGAAGCTGAAGTCCCTCGGCGTCGTGAAGGTCCCGGACGGACTGCGCGAGCAGGTGGGCATGATCGGCTTCTTCTACCCGACGCTCGACGACTCCCGGACGCCGTTCACGTCCTCCTACCCGGATCTCGACGACCCCGTGCTGACGCTGAACGTCTACACCGGCGACCTCGGGATCAACACGGGAGTGCCCACCTCCGTCTACACGCTCCAGGTCGACACGCTGACCCAGCTCACGGGCGGGCAGACGGGGGTCCAGGGCCTCCGGATGGCCCCGGGCCAGACCGTCGACCTGCCGGACGGGCTCGGCACCGTCACCCTCGACTCCGTCCCGCGCTTCGTCTCGTTCGACGTGCACCACGACCCGACGCAGGGCTGGGTGCTGCTCTTCGCCATCCTGATCCTCGGCGGCCTGCTCACGTCCCTCTTCGTGCCGCGTCGGCGCGTGTGGGTCAAGGCCGTGCCGCAGGCGGACGGATCCACCACCCTCGAGTACGCGGGCCTGGCCCGCGGCGAGGACCCCACGCTGGAGGCCGCGGTCGCGGCCCTGGCGGACAAGCACGCGTCCGGCCTCGCGCCGGGCGCGATGTCAGAAGCGGAAGTTAGGCTCCCCTCGTGA
- a CDS encoding cytochrome c biogenesis protein ResB, which translates to MARGTTQPTTADPVDAIRQARALLKRQRYRTLLVDDASAAGGVLSVSAERGYLRETGNLVFHSALVGILVTVGIGGGFGYSGQKVLVEGQSFVNTLSTFDSFNPGRFFDDSSLTPYRVKLDALHVEYEQENPNAIGQPLDFTADVTADVPGGQPQDREVKVNDPLAIGGTDMYLLGNGYAPHVTVRDPEGKSVYSADVPFLPQDAKLKSLGVVKVPDGLREQVGMIGFFYPTLDDSRTPFTSSYPDLDDPVLTLNVYTGDLGINTGVPTSVYTLQVDTLTQLTGGQTGVQGLRMAPGQTVDLPDGLGTVTLDSVPRFVSFDVHHDPTQGWVLLFAILILGGLLTSLFVPRRRVWVKAVPQADGSTTLEYAGLARGEDPTLEAAVAALADKHASGLAPGAMSEAEVRLPS; encoded by the coding sequence TTGGCGCGCGGCACGACGCAGCCGACCACGGCGGATCCGGTCGACGCCATCCGCCAGGCCCGCGCGCTCCTCAAGCGCCAGCGGTACCGCACCCTGCTCGTGGACGACGCGTCGGCGGCGGGCGGCGTCCTCTCCGTGTCGGCCGAGCGCGGCTACCTGCGCGAGACCGGCAACCTCGTGTTCCACTCGGCGCTGGTGGGGATCCTCGTCACGGTCGGCATCGGCGGCGGCTTCGGCTACTCCGGGCAGAAGGTGCTCGTCGAGGGCCAGTCGTTCGTCAACACGCTCTCGACCTTCGACTCGTTCAACCCCGGCCGGTTCTTCGACGACTCCTCGCTCACCCCGTACCGCGTGAAGCTCGACGCGCTGCACGTCGAGTACGAGCAGGAGAACCCGAACGCCATCGGGCAGCCGCTCGACTTCACGGCCGACGTCACCGCCGACGTGCCCGGCGGCCAGCCGCAGGACCGCGAGGTCAAGGTCAACGACCCGCTCGCCATCGGCGGCACCGACATGTACCTGCTCGGCAACGGGTACGCGCCGCACGTGACCGTGCGCGACCCCGAGGGGAAGAGCGTCTACAGCGCGGACGTGCCGTTCCTGCCGCAGGACGCGAAGCTGAAGTCCCTCGGCGTCGTGAAGGTCCCGGACGGACTGCGCGAGCAGGTGGGCATGATCGGCTTCTTCTACCCGACGCTCGACGACTCCCGGACGCCGTTCACGTCCTCCTACCCGGATCTCGACGACCCCGTGCTGACGCTGAACGTCTACACCGGCGACCTCGGGATCAACACGGGAGTGCCCACCTCCGTCTACACGCTCCAGGTCGACACGCTGACCCAGCTCACGGGCGGGCAGACGGGGGTCCAGGGCCTCCGGATGGCCCCGGGCCAGACCGTCGACCTGCCGGACGGGCTCGGCACCGTCACCCTCGACTCCGTCCCGCGCTTCGTCTCGTTCGACGTGCACCACGACCCGACGCAGGGCTGGGTGCTGCTCTTCGCCATCCTGATCCTCGGCGGCCTGCTCACGTCCCTCTTCGTGCCGCGTCGGCGCGTGTGGGTCAAGGCCGTGCCGCAGGCGGACGGATCCACCACCCTCGAGTACGCGGGCCTGGCCCGCGGCGAGGACCCCACGCTGGAGGCCGCGGTCGCGGCCCTGGCGGACAAGCACGCGTCCGGCCTCGCGCCGGGCGCGATGTCAGAAGCGGAAGTTAGGCTCCCCTCGTGA
- the ccsB gene encoding c-type cytochrome biogenesis protein CcsB, whose amino-acid sequence MNTAMLDDVSLIALLVAMGLYAAAFIAFALDLARRSALVADAATARQPSAVGATAARRGGTATLERQPASSGPDAPVAAGRSISLNVAMVMLVVGFVVHAVATVLRGLAASRVPWANMYEFAMTGTLLILSVYLIVLTRRDLRFLGTFVTGLILILLGIAVVQYRVEVSPLPPSLQSYWLVIHVFVAALGTGFFALAFALSGVQLLQFRRESLAADAQAVKMRFLATLPDSVTLESMAYRLNIVGFIFWTFTLMAGAIWAERAWGRYWGWDTKEVWTFIIWVLYAGYIHARATRGWRGSRSAWLAIIGFSAVMFNFGVVNVFFKGLHTYSGL is encoded by the coding sequence GTGAACACGGCCATGCTCGACGACGTCTCCCTCATCGCGCTCCTCGTCGCGATGGGCCTCTACGCGGCCGCATTCATCGCGTTCGCCCTCGACCTCGCCCGCCGCTCGGCGCTCGTGGCCGACGCGGCCACCGCGCGGCAGCCCTCCGCCGTCGGCGCCACCGCGGCCCGCCGGGGCGGCACCGCCACCCTCGAGCGCCAGCCCGCCTCCTCCGGTCCGGACGCGCCCGTCGCAGCCGGCCGGTCGATCAGCCTCAACGTGGCCATGGTGATGCTCGTCGTCGGCTTCGTGGTGCACGCCGTCGCCACCGTGCTCCGCGGCCTCGCGGCCTCCCGGGTGCCGTGGGCGAACATGTACGAGTTCGCCATGACGGGCACGCTGCTCATCCTCAGCGTCTACCTCATCGTGCTCACGCGCCGCGACCTGCGCTTCCTCGGCACGTTCGTCACCGGGCTCATCCTCATCCTGCTCGGCATCGCCGTGGTCCAGTACCGCGTCGAGGTGTCGCCGCTGCCGCCGTCGCTGCAGTCGTACTGGCTCGTGATCCACGTCTTCGTCGCCGCCCTCGGCACCGGGTTCTTCGCGCTCGCCTTCGCGCTCTCGGGCGTGCAGCTGCTGCAGTTCCGGCGCGAGTCGCTCGCCGCCGACGCGCAGGCCGTGAAGATGCGCTTCCTCGCGACGCTGCCCGACTCCGTCACGCTGGAGTCGATGGCGTACCGCCTCAACATCGTGGGCTTCATCTTCTGGACCTTCACGCTCATGGCCGGCGCCATCTGGGCCGAGCGCGCATGGGGTCGCTACTGGGGGTGGGACACCAAGGAGGTCTGGACCTTCATCATCTGGGTGCTCTACGCCGGGTACATCCACGCGCGGGCCACGCGCGGTTGGCGTGGGTCGCGGTCGGCGTGGCTGGCCATCATCGGGTTTTCCGCCGTCATGTTCAACTTCGGCGTCGTGAACGTGTTCTTCAAGGGCCTGCACACCTACAGCGGCCTGTAG
- a CDS encoding o-succinylbenzoate synthase gives MLPAIDDLLATARVVALPLRTRFRGLDVREAVLIEGPLGWTEFSPFVEYDDAESAAWLEAAIDFGWTAPPAPLRDHVLVNATIPAVKGSRVAEVLARFPGCRTAKVKVAEHGTVLADDVARVAEVRRLLGPEGRVRIDANAAWKVDEAEHAIHALAEHDLEYVEQPCASVEELAELRDRIRHLGVPVAADESVRKAEDPLRVARAGAADLLVIKAQPLGGIHRALGITRDAGLPVVVSSALDTSVGISMAAHLAAAIPDLPHDCGLGTVSLFVEDVVAEPLLPVDGRIPVRRVTPDARLLDAHAADPDRRDWWLDRIRRTHAVLATRG, from the coding sequence ATGCTCCCCGCGATCGACGACCTCCTCGCCACGGCCCGCGTCGTCGCCCTCCCCCTCCGCACGCGCTTCCGCGGCCTCGACGTGCGCGAGGCCGTGCTGATCGAGGGTCCGCTCGGCTGGACCGAGTTCTCGCCGTTCGTCGAGTACGACGACGCCGAGTCCGCCGCCTGGCTGGAGGCCGCGATCGACTTCGGCTGGACCGCGCCGCCCGCGCCCCTCCGCGACCACGTGCTCGTGAACGCGACGATCCCGGCCGTGAAGGGGTCGCGCGTGGCCGAGGTGCTGGCCCGGTTCCCCGGCTGCCGCACCGCGAAGGTCAAGGTGGCCGAGCATGGCACCGTGCTCGCGGACGACGTGGCGCGCGTCGCCGAGGTGCGCCGCCTGCTGGGCCCCGAGGGCCGCGTGCGCATCGACGCGAACGCGGCCTGGAAGGTCGACGAGGCCGAGCACGCGATCCACGCCCTCGCCGAGCACGACCTCGAGTACGTGGAGCAGCCCTGCGCGTCGGTGGAGGAGCTCGCGGAGCTGCGCGACCGGATCCGCCACCTCGGCGTGCCCGTCGCCGCCGACGAGAGCGTCCGCAAGGCCGAGGACCCGTTGCGGGTGGCGCGCGCCGGCGCCGCGGACCTGCTGGTCATCAAGGCGCAGCCACTCGGTGGGATCCACCGCGCGCTCGGCATCACGCGCGACGCGGGCCTGCCCGTGGTCGTGTCCAGCGCGCTCGACACGAGCGTCGGCATCTCCATGGCCGCGCACCTCGCGGCCGCGATCCCCGACCTGCCGCACGACTGCGGGCTCGGCACGGTGTCGCTCTTCGTGGAGGACGTCGTGGCGGAGCCGCTCCTGCCGGTCGACGGCCGGATCCCGGTGCGCCGGGTGACGCCGGACGCCCGGCTCCTCGACGCGCACGCCGCGGACCCGGACCGCCGCGACTGGTGGCTCGACCGGATCCGCCGCACGCACGCCGTGCTCGCGACGCGCGGCTGA